In one Pseudoliparis swirei isolate HS2019 ecotype Mariana Trench chromosome 23, NWPU_hadal_v1, whole genome shotgun sequence genomic region, the following are encoded:
- the LOC130188933 gene encoding putative nuclease HARBI1, whose translation MGIFWVTVDILKRWLLTPFNNPQSAEERNYNTRHSQARAVVERSIGLLKGRWRCLDATGGKLCYKPDKVCQIVRACAVLHNLALLKNVPLPPEAACTGHEPDPLPHAHPHPHPGGVQQRLDVMRNLHTQQGLHL comes from the exons ATGGGTATCTTTTGG GTGACAGTGGATATCCTCAAGCGGTGGCTGCTCACCCCGTTCAACAACCCGCAGAGCGCAGAGGAGCGAAATTACAACACTCGCCACAGCCAGGCACGAGCTGTGGTAGAGCGCTCAATAGGCCTGCTAAAGGGCAGGTGGCGCTGCCTCGATGCCACAGGAGGAAAGCTTTGCTATAAACCGGACAAG gTGTGCCAAATTGTGAGGGCGTGTGCTGTGCTGCACAATTTGGCACTCCTTAAAAATGTGCCGTTACCCCCTGAGGCTGCATGTACCGGCCACGAGCCAGACCCCCTTCCCCATGCAcatccacacccacacccaggtGGAGTTCAACAGCGTCTGGATGTGATGcgtaacttacacacacaacaag GACTGCATCTGTGA
- the LOC130189206 gene encoding uncharacterized protein LOC130189206 gives MWQCKDCGTEVSRRSEILKHYKLKHSHFGRGLHIKCVYPDCPCSFKTWNSLLAHLSRNHTTTLKHSTDIFTTFSCHLCGCNDLGTERDYFLHISHHLRNHETVTCMFKGCEYKSNVYSTFTSHRSRKHHLHSLVDFKDDVVQETCVAETVEPGVSNSEEFCAENQLDDVALDASKDQQDIIQQKIASVLLKLENIFHVPSAAVDELLEELQFLLGTGSLCSTRNVIRDTLNSYNLQVDQSVIEELASAVCTSNPVYKSIGKGCPLATSFKRKTFYKNHFKVVEPIEYILDDKDKRTLQYVPLLKFLQQLFTDGHILNKSFDSHLVSEGRGEEVVYKSFRDGLFFKENPFFSGGELRVLLNLYVDDFEVRNPLGTSRKKHKICGVYWNLSNLPPGCHSSLSSIYLALLCKSEDVRTYGYERVLEPLLKDLAILESHGIFIAQLGDCVKGKIQCVIADNLGAHGLAGFIESFAGILHVPFLCGRKV, from the coding sequence ATGTGGCAGTGTAAAGACTGTGGCACTGAAGTGTCTAGGCGATCAGAAATTCTTAAACATTACAAACTAAAACATAGTCATTTTGGACGTGGCCTTCATATTAAGTGTGTATATCCTGATTGTCCATGCAGTTTTAAGACTTGGAATTCACTTTTGGCACACTTGTCGAGGAATCATACCACTACCTTAAAGCACTCAACTGACATTTTTACTACATTTTCCTGTCATTTATGTGGCTGTAATGACCTTGGAACAGAACGTGATTATTTTTTGCACATAAGCCATCATCTGAGAAACCATGAGACAGTAACTTGTATGTTTAAAGGCTGTGAATACAAATCAAACGTATACAGCACCTTCACATCACACAGAAGTCGGAAGCACCATTTACATTCATTGGTGGATTTCAAGGATGATGTAGTACAAGAAACGTGTGTAGCTGAAACGGTAGAGCCTGGTGTTTCAAACAGTGAAGAATTCTGCGCTGAAAATCAGTTGGATGATGTTGCTTTAGATGCATCAAAAGATCAGCAAGATATAATTCAACAAAAAATTGCTTCAGTGTTATTAAAGCTGGAAAACATCTTTCATGTGCCAAGTGCTGCAGTTGATGAATTGCTGGAGGAATTGCAATTTTTGTTGGGCACAGGATCTTTGTGTAGTACAAGAAATGTGATACGTGACACACTGAATAGTTATAATTTGCAAGTTGACCAGTCAGTCATTGAAGAACTTGCGTCTGCTGTGTGCACATCTAATCCTGTGTACAAGTCTATTGGAAAAGGTTGTCCTTTGGCAACATCCTTTAAACGCAAAACATTCTACAAAAATCATTTTAAAGTTGTGGAACCCATAGAATATATATTGGATGACAAAGATAAAAGAACGCTGCAGTATGTTCCACTATTAAAGTTTTTGCAGCAGCTTTTTACTGATGGTCATATTCTTAACAAATCCTTTGATAGTCATCTTGTATCAGAAGGTAGAGGAGAAGAAGTGGTATACAAGTCTTTTCGAGACGGGTTGTTTTTCAAggaaaatccttttttttctggAGGTGAGTTGCGAGTGTTACTGAATTTATATGTTGATGATTTTGAGGTTCGTAATCCCCTTGGCACATCTCGTAAAAAGCACAAGATCTGTGGTGTTTATTGGAATCTCAGCAATTTACCACCAGGTTGCCATTCTTCGTTATCTTCGATTTATTTGGCCTTACTCTGCAAGTCTGAAGATGTGAGGACATATGGCTATGAAAGAGTCCTAGAGCCTTTGTTGAAGGATCTTGCCATTTTGGAAAGTCACGGTATTTTTATTGCACAGCTTGGAGATTGTGTTAAGGGCAAAATACAGTGTGTCATAGCAGACAATTTGGGAGCCCATGGACTTGCTGGATTTATTGAGAGTTTTGCAGGTATCTTACATGTGCCGTTTTTGTGTGGCAGAAAAGTCTGA
- the dcaf7 gene encoding DDB1- and CUL4-associated factor 7, with product MSLHGKRKEIYKYEAPWTVYAMSWSVRPDKRFRLALGSFVEEYNNKVQLVSLEEESSEFLCRNTFDHPYPTTKIMWIPDTKGVYPDLLATSGDYLRIWRVGDTETRLECLLNNNKNSDFCAPLTSFDWNEVDPNLLGTSSIDTTCTIWGLETGQVLGRVNLVSGHVKTQLIAHDKEVYDIAFSRAGGGRDMFASVGADGSVRMFDLRHLEHSTIIYEDPQHHPLLRLCWNKQDPNYLATMAMDGMEVVILDVRVPCTPVARLNNHRACVNGIAWAPHSSCHICTAADDHQALIWDIQQMPRAIEDPILAYTSEGEINNVQWASTQPDWIAICYNNCLEILRV from the exons ATGTCGCTtcacggcaaaagaaaagaaatctacAAATACGAGGCGCCATGGACGGTGTACGCGATGAGCTGGAGCGTCCGCCCGGACAAACGCTTCCGCCTGGCGCTGGGGAGCTTCGTGGAGGAGTACAACAACAAG GTCCAGCTGGtgagtctggaggaggagagctctgaGTTCTTGTGCAGGAACACGTTTGACCACCCGTACCCCACCACCAAGATCATGTGGATCCCAGACACCAAGGGGGTCTACCCGGACCTGCTGGCCACCAGCGGGGACTACCTGCGCATTTGGAGG GTCGGCGACACAGAAACGCGCCTCGAGTGTTtgctgaacaacaacaagaactcTGACTTCTGCGCTCCGCTCACGTCCTTTGACTGGAACGAAGTGGATCCTAATCTGCTGG GTACTTCGAGCATTGACACCACCTGCACCATCTGGGGGCTGGAGACCGGCCAGGTGTTGGGGCGTGTCAACCTGGTGTCCGGGCATGTGAAGACCCAGCTGATCGCTCACGACAAAGAG GTGTACGACATCGCCTTCAGCCGAGCGGGAGGCGGCAGAGATATGTTCGCCTCTGTGGGGGCCGATGGGTCCGTCCGCATGTTTGACCTCCGGCACCTGGAGCACAGTACCATCATCTATGAAGACCCTCAGCACCACCCGCTGCTCCGCCTTTGCTGGAACAAGCAGGACCCCAACTACTTGGCCACCATGGCCATGGACGGCATGGAG GTGGTCATCCTGGATGTACGTGTGCCTTGCACCCCGGTGGCTCGGCTAAACAACCATCGCGCTTGTGTCAACGGCATCGCCTGGGCCCCCCACTCGTCATGTCACATCTGCACTGCAG CCGACGACCACCAGGCTCTGATCTGGGACATCCAGCAGATGCCACGAGCCATTGAGGATCCCATCCTGGCCTACACGTCCGAAGGGGAGATCAACAACGTGCAGTGGGCGTCCACGCAGCCGGACTGGATCGCCATCTGCTACAACAACTGCTTGGAGATCCTGCGTGTCTAA